Proteins co-encoded in one Arachis hypogaea cultivar Tifrunner chromosome 11, arahy.Tifrunner.gnm2.J5K5, whole genome shotgun sequence genomic window:
- the LOC112723310 gene encoding uncharacterized protein isoform X1, with product MEARDSSTSPSSTAANRDASSVTDADDAVFTVAVALAKDAALHFQSGKFAECVDVLNQLLQKKQDDPKVLHNIAITEFFRDGCSDPKKLLEVLNGIKRKSDELALASGEQGESVNNVGNKVVLGSKSHQFSGANSTNTMYADEFDSSVAMLNIAMIWFHLHDYAKTLSVLEPLFQNIEPIDETTALHICLLLLDASLACHDASKSADVLTYLEKAFGVSTMSQGDNGNSAQQQSANTMTKSTPVAINAPAADASSSDLGSGANVSENHLSRALSEDTLDYEAMMLDMGGPNLSRPMGPTSNDLSKALADRFSTIDLKLKLQLYKVRFLLLTRNLKLAKREVKLAMNIARGRDSSMALLLKSQLEYARGNHRKAIKLLMASSNRTDPAFSSIFNNNIGCIYHQLGKYQTSSLFFSKALNNCSSLRKDQPSKLATFSQDNSLLIIYNCGVQYLVSGKPLLAARCFQKASLVFYKQPLLWLRISECCLMALEKGLIGSSRVSSEKLEVGVCVVGTGKWRQLVLGDHFPVGGDMGSSERDDCPSDDGRLKLSMTLARQCLLNALYLLDSSITNFVKSDLPSNSSVEETDTSEVLSSKNSNLKNLHGIDAKAFSVAVGLGQVNSNGDTKEQKGGAGQELVQNSLSYYEEVCRREHQLVKQAVLANLAYVELELDNPVKALAVAKSLLELPECSRIYVFLGHVYAAEALCLLNRPKEAAEHLSFYLSGGNNVELPFSQEDSEKWRVERTVEIEDLNGGSTAAKNLSSEQTQSIVFLKPEEARASIYANFAAMAAMQGEFEKASLLVTQALSILPNSPEATLTAVYVDLLLGKPQEALARLKRCSRIRFLPSGIKLNKSS from the exons ATGGAGGCTCGAGATTCGTCCACTTCGCCGTCCTCCACCGCCGCCAACCGTGACGCCTCCTCCGTCACAGATGCCGACGATGCCGTCTTCACTGTCGCCGTCGCCCTCGCCAAGGATGCTGCCTTGCATTTTCAGTCTGGCAAGTTCGCTGAGTGCGTCGACGTCTTGAACCAGCTCTTGCAGAAGAAGCAAGACGATCCCAAG GTACTTCATAATATTGCAATCACGGAATTCTTCCGTGATGGATGTTCAGACCCCAAAAAGTTGCTTGAAGTACTTAATGGCATCAAG AGAAAAAGTGACGAGCTTGCCCTGGCTTCTGGAGAACAAGGGGAATCAGTTAACAATGTTGGAAATAAAGTTGTTTTGGGATCCAAATCACATCAGTTTTCAGGTGCAAATAGCACCAATACGATGTATGCAGATGAATTCGACTCTTCTGTGGCAATGCTAAATATT GCCATGATCTGGTTCCATCTCCATGACTATGCAAAGACATTATCAGTTTTGGAACCCCTATTTCAAAATATTGAACCCATAGATGAG ACAACAGCTCTACATATTTGCCTTCTGCTGCTTGATGCTAGCCTTGCTTGCCATGATGCATCAAAATCAGCT GACGTGTTGACTTATCTGGAAAAGGCATTTGGTGTTAGCACCATGAGTCAAGGTGACAATGGGAACTCTGCACAGCAGCAATCTGCAAATACAATGACAAAGTCTACACCTGTTGCCATTAATGCACCTGCTGCTGATGCATCCAGTTCAGATTTGGGGTCAGGTGCTAATGTCTCTGAAAATCATCTATCCAGAGCTCTATCTGAAGATACACTTGATTATGAAGCCATGATGTTGGATATGGGTGGACCAAATTTATCAAGGCCGATGGGTCCAACTTCAAATGATCTTTCAAAGGCTTTGGCTGATAGGTTTTCTACTATTGATTTAAAGCTTAAGTTGCAACTTTACAAGGTTCGGTTTCTGCTGCTGACTAGGAACTTGAAGCTAGCAAAACGTGAAGTCAAGCTAGCAATGAACATTGCACGTGGAAGAGATTCATCCATGGCTCTTCTTTTGAAATCTCAACTTGAATATGCTCGTGGTAACCACCGCAAAGCAATAAAGCTATTGATGGCATCAAGTAATCGGACAGACCCAGCATTTTCTAGCATTTTCAACAACAATATTGGGTGCATATATCATCAGCTTGGCAAATATCAGACGTCCTCATTATTCTTTTCAAAGGCATTAAATAATTGTTCATCCCTGCGGAAGGACCAACCCTCAAAGCTAGCCACTTTTTCCCAGGATAATTCTCTTCTTATCATTTACAATTGCGGTGTGCAGTACTTGGTCAGCGGGAAGCCACTACTTGCTGCTCGCTGTTTCCAAAAGGCAAGTTTGGTGTTTTACAAACAGCCTCTCTTGTGGCTCCGGATCTCAGAATGCTGTCTGATGGCTTTAGAAAAAGGCCTAATTGGATCAAGTCGGGTTTCTTcagagaagttggaagttggaGTTTGTGTTGTAGGGACGGGAAAATGGAGGCAACTTGTTTTGGGAGACCACTTTCCAGTTGGCGGAGATATGGGTTCATCTGAAAGGGACGATTGTCCTAGTGATGATGGACGGCTGAAGTTATCAATGACTCTTGCTCGGCAGTGCCTCTTGAATGCTCTGTACTTGCTGGACTCCAGTATTACAAATTTCGTGAAGTCTGATTTGCCATCGAATTCTTCTGTGGAGGAAACTGATACAAGTGAAGTGTTGTCTTCAAAGAATTCAAATCTTAAGAATTTACATGGCATCGATGCAAAGGCGTTTTCAGTAGCAGTAGGTTTAGGTCAGGTTAATTCAAATGGGGACACAAAAGAACAAAAGGGAGGAGCTGGTCAGGAACTCGTGCAGAACTCCCTTTCCTATTATGAAGAAGTTTGTAGAAGAGAACATCAACTGGTTAAGCAAGCTGTTCTTGCTAATCTGGCGTATGTGGAGCTGGAATTGGACAACCCAGTGAAGGCACTGGCAGTTGCAAAATCTCTCCTAGAACTACCAGAATGTTCCAGAATTTATGTCTTTCTTGGGCATGTTTATGCAGCTGAGGCTCTCTGTTTGCTGAATAGACCAAAGGAAGCTGCCGAACACTTGTCATTTTATTTGTCTGGGGGAAACAATGTTGAATTACCTTTCAGTCAAGAGGACTCTGAGAAATGGCGAGTGGAGAGGACGGTTGAAATTGAAGATTTAAATGGAGGGTCCACAGCAGCGAAGAATTTGTCTTCTGAGCAGACACAAAGTATTGTTTTCCTCAAGCCAGAGGAAGCGCGGGCATCCATTTATGCAAACTTTGCAGCAATGGCTGCAATGCAGGGTGAATTTGAGAAAGCCAGTTTGTTGGTTACACAGGCATTATCCATACTCCCAAACTCCCCAGAAGCCACACTCACTGCAGTTTATGTGGATCTCTTGCTTGGTAAGCCACAGGAAGCCCTAGCCAGATTAAAACGATGTAGCCGCATTAGGTTCCTTCCTAGtggaataaaattgaataaatctTCTTGA
- the LOC112723310 gene encoding uncharacterized protein isoform X2 → MVLHNIAITEFFRDGCSDPKKLLEVLNGIKRKSDELALASGEQGESVNNVGNKVVLGSKSHQFSGANSTNTMYADEFDSSVAMLNIAMIWFHLHDYAKTLSVLEPLFQNIEPIDETTALHICLLLLDASLACHDASKSADVLTYLEKAFGVSTMSQGDNGNSAQQQSANTMTKSTPVAINAPAADASSSDLGSGANVSENHLSRALSEDTLDYEAMMLDMGGPNLSRPMGPTSNDLSKALADRFSTIDLKLKLQLYKVRFLLLTRNLKLAKREVKLAMNIARGRDSSMALLLKSQLEYARGNHRKAIKLLMASSNRTDPAFSSIFNNNIGCIYHQLGKYQTSSLFFSKALNNCSSLRKDQPSKLATFSQDNSLLIIYNCGVQYLVSGKPLLAARCFQKASLVFYKQPLLWLRISECCLMALEKGLIGSSRVSSEKLEVGVCVVGTGKWRQLVLGDHFPVGGDMGSSERDDCPSDDGRLKLSMTLARQCLLNALYLLDSSITNFVKSDLPSNSSVEETDTSEVLSSKNSNLKNLHGIDAKAFSVAVGLGQVNSNGDTKEQKGGAGQELVQNSLSYYEEVCRREHQLVKQAVLANLAYVELELDNPVKALAVAKSLLELPECSRIYVFLGHVYAAEALCLLNRPKEAAEHLSFYLSGGNNVELPFSQEDSEKWRVERTVEIEDLNGGSTAAKNLSSEQTQSIVFLKPEEARASIYANFAAMAAMQGEFEKASLLVTQALSILPNSPEATLTAVYVDLLLGKPQEALARLKRCSRIRFLPSGIKLNKSS, encoded by the exons ATG GTACTTCATAATATTGCAATCACGGAATTCTTCCGTGATGGATGTTCAGACCCCAAAAAGTTGCTTGAAGTACTTAATGGCATCAAG AGAAAAAGTGACGAGCTTGCCCTGGCTTCTGGAGAACAAGGGGAATCAGTTAACAATGTTGGAAATAAAGTTGTTTTGGGATCCAAATCACATCAGTTTTCAGGTGCAAATAGCACCAATACGATGTATGCAGATGAATTCGACTCTTCTGTGGCAATGCTAAATATT GCCATGATCTGGTTCCATCTCCATGACTATGCAAAGACATTATCAGTTTTGGAACCCCTATTTCAAAATATTGAACCCATAGATGAG ACAACAGCTCTACATATTTGCCTTCTGCTGCTTGATGCTAGCCTTGCTTGCCATGATGCATCAAAATCAGCT GACGTGTTGACTTATCTGGAAAAGGCATTTGGTGTTAGCACCATGAGTCAAGGTGACAATGGGAACTCTGCACAGCAGCAATCTGCAAATACAATGACAAAGTCTACACCTGTTGCCATTAATGCACCTGCTGCTGATGCATCCAGTTCAGATTTGGGGTCAGGTGCTAATGTCTCTGAAAATCATCTATCCAGAGCTCTATCTGAAGATACACTTGATTATGAAGCCATGATGTTGGATATGGGTGGACCAAATTTATCAAGGCCGATGGGTCCAACTTCAAATGATCTTTCAAAGGCTTTGGCTGATAGGTTTTCTACTATTGATTTAAAGCTTAAGTTGCAACTTTACAAGGTTCGGTTTCTGCTGCTGACTAGGAACTTGAAGCTAGCAAAACGTGAAGTCAAGCTAGCAATGAACATTGCACGTGGAAGAGATTCATCCATGGCTCTTCTTTTGAAATCTCAACTTGAATATGCTCGTGGTAACCACCGCAAAGCAATAAAGCTATTGATGGCATCAAGTAATCGGACAGACCCAGCATTTTCTAGCATTTTCAACAACAATATTGGGTGCATATATCATCAGCTTGGCAAATATCAGACGTCCTCATTATTCTTTTCAAAGGCATTAAATAATTGTTCATCCCTGCGGAAGGACCAACCCTCAAAGCTAGCCACTTTTTCCCAGGATAATTCTCTTCTTATCATTTACAATTGCGGTGTGCAGTACTTGGTCAGCGGGAAGCCACTACTTGCTGCTCGCTGTTTCCAAAAGGCAAGTTTGGTGTTTTACAAACAGCCTCTCTTGTGGCTCCGGATCTCAGAATGCTGTCTGATGGCTTTAGAAAAAGGCCTAATTGGATCAAGTCGGGTTTCTTcagagaagttggaagttggaGTTTGTGTTGTAGGGACGGGAAAATGGAGGCAACTTGTTTTGGGAGACCACTTTCCAGTTGGCGGAGATATGGGTTCATCTGAAAGGGACGATTGTCCTAGTGATGATGGACGGCTGAAGTTATCAATGACTCTTGCTCGGCAGTGCCTCTTGAATGCTCTGTACTTGCTGGACTCCAGTATTACAAATTTCGTGAAGTCTGATTTGCCATCGAATTCTTCTGTGGAGGAAACTGATACAAGTGAAGTGTTGTCTTCAAAGAATTCAAATCTTAAGAATTTACATGGCATCGATGCAAAGGCGTTTTCAGTAGCAGTAGGTTTAGGTCAGGTTAATTCAAATGGGGACACAAAAGAACAAAAGGGAGGAGCTGGTCAGGAACTCGTGCAGAACTCCCTTTCCTATTATGAAGAAGTTTGTAGAAGAGAACATCAACTGGTTAAGCAAGCTGTTCTTGCTAATCTGGCGTATGTGGAGCTGGAATTGGACAACCCAGTGAAGGCACTGGCAGTTGCAAAATCTCTCCTAGAACTACCAGAATGTTCCAGAATTTATGTCTTTCTTGGGCATGTTTATGCAGCTGAGGCTCTCTGTTTGCTGAATAGACCAAAGGAAGCTGCCGAACACTTGTCATTTTATTTGTCTGGGGGAAACAATGTTGAATTACCTTTCAGTCAAGAGGACTCTGAGAAATGGCGAGTGGAGAGGACGGTTGAAATTGAAGATTTAAATGGAGGGTCCACAGCAGCGAAGAATTTGTCTTCTGAGCAGACACAAAGTATTGTTTTCCTCAAGCCAGAGGAAGCGCGGGCATCCATTTATGCAAACTTTGCAGCAATGGCTGCAATGCAGGGTGAATTTGAGAAAGCCAGTTTGTTGGTTACACAGGCATTATCCATACTCCCAAACTCCCCAGAAGCCACACTCACTGCAGTTTATGTGGATCTCTTGCTTGGTAAGCCACAGGAAGCCCTAGCCAGATTAAAACGATGTAGCCGCATTAGGTTCCTTCCTAGtggaataaaattgaataaatctTCTTGA